In Clarias gariepinus isolate MV-2021 ecotype Netherlands chromosome 9, CGAR_prim_01v2, whole genome shotgun sequence, a single window of DNA contains:
- the npm2a gene encoding nucleoplasmin-2a, translated as MLSSAVLWDPSDELHLNLPCLSRGEAWNFSEMTTCVAEDDSISLVSLSDITSSSSISDKVCVHWGCELSSSQTTAVFEAEDDLLENQFFIKTICLSAQASDEMHVIAVSDGVGESKPVPIATLRHCMPTVSFPALELMPPVTFSLCSGKGPVFISAQHITLNPTENIEEAEEEDGGGGGSFLVDDSTD; from the exons ATGCTCAGCTCCGCTGTCCTGTGGGATCCATCTGATGAGCTACA TCTGAATTTGCCTTGTCTTTCA CGAGGTGAGGCCTGGAATTTCAGTGAAATGACAACCTGCGTTGCTGAAGACGACTCCATATCTTTAGTCAGCCTGTCAGATATCACCAGCTCTTCATCCATTTCTGATAAAGTCTGTGTGCACTGGG GATGCGAGCTCAGTTCCAGCCAAACCACAGCCGTGTTCGAGGCAGAAGATGATCTTTTGGAGAACCAGTTCTTCATTAAAACA ATATGCCTCAGCGCACAGGCAAGTGACGAGATGCATGTAATTGCTGTATCTGATGGAGTAGGCGAGTCCAAGCCTGTCCCGATCGCCACCCTGCGTCACTGTATGCCCACA GTCAGCTTTCCTGCTTTGGAGCTCATGCCACCTGTTACCTTTAGTTTGTGTTCAGGCAAAGGGCCGGTGTTCATCTCTGCGCAACACATTACAC ttAATCCTACTGAAAACATAGAGGAGGCAGAAGAAGAAGacggtggaggaggaggaagctTCTTGGTTGATGATTCAACAGACTGA